The genomic stretch AATTCGGATTTTAATTGTTCTTCTGTGAGTTGGGGTAGACTGGCAGTAATTCCGGACAGAACTAGGGTATATTCGCCTTGGGGTTCACGTTGGCTGTAATGAGCGATCGCTTCGGCAATGGTTCCCCGCCAAAATTCCTCGTACAATTTAGTTAACTCTCGTGCCAGGACAATTTGGCGATCGCTTCCCCAAACTGTGGCAAAGTCTTGTAAACTGTCTCGCAAACGGTGCGGTGATTCGTAGAAAATTAACGTGCGGGGTTCTGCCTGAATCAATTCTAAGTATTCCCGGCGTTTTTGTGCTTTGGCTGGAAGAAAGCCTTCAAAAACAAACCTGTCTGTAGGTAAGCCGGCAGCACTTAAAGCCGTAATTGCGGCACTCGCCCCCGGAATAGGCACAACTGTTACACCCGCCTCAACACAAGCTTTCACCAATTCATATCCAGGATCAGAAATTCCCGGCATTCCGGCATCACTCACTAAAGCGATCGCCTGCCCATTTCCCATATACTCTAATAATTCCGGGATGCGGCTATGGCTATTGTGTTCGTGGTAACTTATCTGCGGTGTTTTAATTTGAAAATGTTGTAGTAGTTTTCCCGTGTGGCGAGTGTCTTCGGCTGCAATCAGATTTACCGTTTGCAAAATTCGCACAGCCCGAAAGGTCATATCTTCCAGGTTGCCAATTGGTGTACCGACGATGTAGAGTGTTCCTGGTTTGGGGTCAGTCTGCATGAGTGAAAAAATAAGAGCTAGGGTACACAAATGACTAATCGAAAATCTCAGCGGGGGTTATTTGTGGGTTTAATCACCTTGGATTTAATTTACCTCGCCGATTCTGCCCCTAGAAATAATCAGAAAATTGTCGCTATTGACTATACTTTAGCAGCCGGTGGACCAGCTACAAATGCGGCTGTTACCTTTAGTTATTTAGGTAATCAAACTCAAGTTTTGGGTGTGGTGGGTTCTCATCCGATGACACAACTGATTCGGGGCGATTTGGCAAAT from Nodularia sp. LEGE 06071 encodes the following:
- the rsmI gene encoding 16S rRNA (cytidine(1402)-2'-O)-methyltransferase; protein product: MQTDPKPGTLYIVGTPIGNLEDMTFRAVRILQTVNLIAAEDTRHTGKLLQHFQIKTPQISYHEHNSHSRIPELLEYMGNGQAIALVSDAGMPGISDPGYELVKACVEAGVTVVPIPGASAAITALSAAGLPTDRFVFEGFLPAKAQKRREYLELIQAEPRTLIFYESPHRLRDSLQDFATVWGSDRQIVLARELTKLYEEFWRGTIAEAIAHYSQREPQGEYTLVLSGITASLPQLTEEQLKSELLDIMSQGISRSQASRQLAKITSLPRRQLYQLALSLVLTTE